GTGCAGCTTGTAGCTGAAGAGAAAGGGCTTCAGCTCTGTTATTAGCGTCTGCATGTGCTGCACGTTCAGAGTCCAGAAGGTCTTGAAGTACTTTAACTGTACTAGCCCTCTGCTCATTGTTTGTTTTTAACAGTGACTCGATCTCTTTCTCCCTCTCTTCGACTCTACCCTCTAATAATGCAACTTTTGAAACAGCGTCCATCTCTGACACACGTATTCTATGTAATTCGTCCTCCAAGTCTGTTTTCTCTCTCTCCAAGTTCTCGATTTGTCTCTCAGCCCTCTCAATACGAGCCAATCTTTCCATTGCCGTCCTCTGTATCTCATTTTTCTCCTTTTGAGCAGCTACAGATTCTGCTCGTGCTTTATCAGCCAACTCGGTTGCTTTCCTCGCTTCTTTCTCAGCTATTCTACACCTTTCTTCAACTTCTGCAAACCTGTTAAACTCAGATGAATACTTCTGCTCCAAATAGATCTTCTCCTGTTCTAAAATCCTTGCTTTTCCCTCAAATGACTGGGCCTTGGAGTTAGCATTTTCTAGCTTATCTGCTAACTCCCTGATTTCAACCTTTAATGATGATATCTCTGCATCGTAACTCCTGATTTTTGACTCAGCAGCCTGCAAAGCATTTCCCATTATTAAATACTGCGAAGTTTGTAAATGCACTTAAACATTGTTCAGCTCATTAAAGGATTTAAACATATAACATTCTTGTACATCATAATTTTAAAACTGTGCTAGTAATCATGTGCCAATCCATTAGATATAAACACATACATAATCATATGCATATCTATATAACAAGCTCACCTTCAACTCTAGCCTTAGTGTTGTCAAGCACTGCTCAGCATGCTCAACCTTTGCTGTCTTGTCCTTTATTTCCTCTTCCTGCAATGTTCATCAGAAGATAAAACAAATCACATTTTCTTGCTGCAACTTACATTTGCATATACAGGATTGAATGAACAAGAATGCAGGAGTGAATGCAAGGCAAAAAAGATACAGCACCTTCTCAGCCAATGAATGTGAAAACTCTTCCCTCAGAGAATCTTCCCTGAGTTGAATTTCCTTGCTTGACCGCTCTTGTGCAGTTGCTGCCTTCTCCAAAGCAGTCTTAGCCTCTCTAACAGCAAAGTCATACTTCCTTTTCCACTCCTCTGCCTCCTCTTGAGCAGACTCAGCTTGCTCTCGAGCAGCAGCCAGCCTTGCTTCAGCAGCAGTGCTCCGGGACTTGAGCACTTCAATTTCAGAGGCAGTCTGATCTTCTCTGGCTTTCTGTTTTGATAACACCTGATCATATTTTCTTCTCCAGTCTAATGTTTCTTGCTTGGCAGAATCCAATGTTTTCATTAAACTAGAACATCTCTCCTTCAGTGAACTATTATCACCTTGCAAATTATTCATACGGCTTGCATATTCATCAGCAAGCTTCTTCTTGTCATTGATAGCATCATCATAACGCTTCAGATATTCAGATTTATATTTCTCACTATCTTCCAGCTGCTTGTTAACTAACTTCATCTTATCCTCAATTGCACGACATTTCAGTACAAGGGAATTCTTCTCTGATACAATCTGATCTATATGTCTCCTGGTGAAATCCAGTATTGGCCCCTCCATACTGACAGTTGAATAGAATAGACAAGATAATAATCAAAACTAGAAACTTAATCCACAGTAGACATGGTATAAATatccaaaagaaaataataatagtgTTGATACAAACCTTTGCTGTAAAAATACAGCCAGTTTCTGCCATTTTCCAGGGCCATGGCATGATGCTTCATATTCAGACAGAAGAGCATCAAGAACCTGCATAAAACATTCTAATATACCCAATGAATACCACACACTATCCCTATAACTTGTCTccattgatgtatatatatataatatataaaaagaacTTTTCATAGGATCTATACAACAGCAATAAATTAAGACTGAAACAGAAAGTCAAAAACAGATAACTCCACTCAGGTTGGTTGATTAACCAGCCTTCTTCCTTACAATTTTAGTGATATAAAATCAAAATCAGGAATATCATTAAAAACAGCAATTAATGAGAATTAAAGTTCCAGGATTAGATTGAAGTCCTTCACATGAAGAATAAGTAACAGTGATTGCTTACCTTCACAATTTTTTCTACACTTGCATCAGAAGCATGGCATGCTGCTCTCAATCTCTTTCCCATGCTCTGTATAGCATTCGAACATTTCAAATCTGCTTCCATAAATGCATTCCTTTTATAATCCTGCATAAATGACCAATCCATAATACAAGGCTTACCATGAATTTtgataacataaaaataaaacgtTATGATGTAGCATTTGAGTAACTCTATACCTCAAATGCCTTTCTGAAGAATTTCTGTAGAAGCTCCTCATATTTCTTCCTCATTGAACCAACTCCTACAGCACTAGCATTGTATACAGCCAGCGATCTTTGAACTGCTTCTTCATGAGCCTCCCTCAACGCCGCCTAGGACCATCAAgattaaaatgctaaaatattataaaagtacCACCAAACAATTATGATAAAAGCATCACTTACTTCCTCAGGTGACTTTGTACGGTCAAAAGTTGACATATAAATCTCTGAAGCAGAATCATATGCCCTTCGACACTCAGCTTCTTCAACACTCTGTATGAAAATAACACTGATAAGAATCCTTCTAAGGAAAATGAGGAGATTTTCATACCTTTTAAGCTTTGGAATATTTATACAACTTTTTCAGCATCAATGTCTTTTTTAAACCTCTTTGGTACCATTAAAAATGCATCTGGAAGCATGTCCTGACAACAGGAACTAACCTGCCATGAAGAAGATATAGTGGGCACTGCACCTTTATTCAAAGCATCCAGATAAGATTCTGTGATACCTATAAGAACAGGCCCCGTCAGTATAGTAGCCCCAACCTGCTTCGGTCTTGTTCTCTCAAAAACAAATTTTGTCAATGCATCAAGCCCGGCTCGGAATTCAGGTCTCAGTTTGTCAAGCTACATATTAAAACTAAGGTCTTAGTACATAAATTATGCATGCCAAATAGAAAAAGGCACAATCAGCACTAAACGAGGGAGGAGGGAGAGCaaagataaaaataatagtaGAAAACAGAGAGAGATTGGCATATATGAAAGCAGCTAGATACTAACcgaaatttgatcaagtctttgGAGATCATTTTCATTGTTCAAAGGCCTCACAAGGGTAAAGCATTCTCTATCAGGAAATAGAGCTCGAATGGAATCTCGGATCTACAATAATTAACAATGCATAATCAGAAAGTATCATAGAGAAGAAATTTTCAAATACTTTAGTTAATCGTATCCTTCATGATGAATACTGGAGAGGTGAATCTCTAATCTGTGAAGGGAGGAAGGTCTATGACAGAGAAGAAAAATTCATCTACTTAGTTCTTCATATCCTTCATCACAAACATTGTAGAAATGAATCTCGTGAAGAGAGGAATGCTATTAGGAAAACATCAGGATGAAACTCTAACTAGAATCCCAGAGATACTTAACTTCAGCAGATAAACTAATTCATAGAATTTATACTGACTTCCTTTACTCCCCAAATTAAACCCATATTAAGAATTACCTCATTTTTGGCAGCTATATCTTTCCCACTACCTTCAACTGGCCGTAAAGCAAGCTCTAGGTAGTCACGGGGAGTGATTTTCTTATTATCCTCCACCAAGTCCAGATAAAAATCCTGCAAGTAAGACAAATATTTTACGAAAGAGAACTGAAAAAGTGTATTTTACAATCATGAGAAAGCTCATCACATCCATATTCAAGAatcaaacatgtcacaaacaATAACAAGACAGTGTGTGCATGTTTCTGTCTGTAATCAAATATTACCCTAAGAAGCCAAACAAAGATCGGGGAGAACTGCCCAAGTTCAGAAGCTGTGGTTGTTCTTGCTCCAGCTTTGACTCGAATATGTTTTGTCATTTGAGTGACAAGAGAGAGACGATCCAGTGCAGTTTCATCTATGCCTCCCATCTAAATATCAGAAGAATAACCTTATTAACATGGCGCTTAAAAGGATTAATGTCTCTtcaaaaatggaaaagaaaagagcCAACCTGGTTGTAGATGAACATACTAGATAAGAGGACAGCTAAGGAAAATATCTGAGTGCTGTATGTTCCCTGTCAGGTTTGCAAGATAAGAGCATGAGTAAAAAATAATCAAACCAataaatataatcaacccattcCCACAAAAAGTAAGTGAAAACTAACTGTTTGATCGTAGGCATCTATTCCTTCAGAATCTAACAGCAAAAGATTGTACTCAGTTCCATCAAGAGCAGTTCTCTTTAATGGTGCACTCCACAACCAAAGCCCTTTAGTACATGGTCGATGAGTTGATGCTACTTGAAATCCGCTACTCCTTCCAAGAAGCTATAGCCAAAAAAATGAATGCATAGCAATCTCATAGGTAAAAGAGACAATATGCATTACAGTGCTGATAAAAAGAACAGATGACATGCAAGATTCAATAGAGAGAAAACCACTTACAAGTTTACAATATCTAACCACAATACCACAAACAACTCCATAATTTATGCCTTACAACAATTGAAATAAGAGTAAGACTAAGTTTTATAGTAAAATTCACATCTCCTATGAATAGAGCAAAGATGTTTCACGTTAACCCATATATATTTTTCTCTATACACATACTCAATTAAACATTATCATAACCAATGTGCTTTTCCTAACAAGTTCACATTTCTCACATCTTTAGTAATCTCCACTTAAATAGTTAAACGCACTAATATGAACTTAAATTAAAGTTGATATTTTCCCCTTACAGCTATAATGAATGAGGGCTTCTGAAAGCAGAAAAGTTACGCCAAAAGTCCTCCAATTGATCAAAATTACACATTCCGTTCCCCTAAACCCTAAGCTTACAATATAATCTACTCCAAAAGTCAAAAACCCTAGAATTCATCATTTAACGTACAAAAGCACCAAAACAACATAAATTTCTTCCAATTTATAATCAAAACAAGTAACATAGAAGAAATTAAAATACCTGATTTAAAATGAAGCTCTTTCCCTGACGAGCCCGGCCACAGACCGAAACGACTCCAATTGGTTCCTTAACAAGCTGCAAAGCCGCAACGGCTTCCGGATCCATCCGGAACTTCCCTTTCTCATCGCAATACACCAATCGAATCGGTCTAGCTGGACCGGTCACTGGAGAAGCCGACGCCGACGCCGACGATGGAGAGGCCGAATGACCGAAAGATTGCGGGGACACATCAGCAGCGGACTCTTTTCCTCTACCAAAATATTTCATCATCTTTGCTCAGATCCTCCGCCGATCAGTTGATTTTCTCTCTAATTTCTTTCGTTGTTATTTTTTAAGATTTTCTTTGGAGAAGGGCTTGGCTTTTGCAACGTTTTATTGGTGTTTCCACTCTACTGACAGAGGTTTAAAATTGGGGAGGGAAAAGGTGAAAATGACTTTTGCGGCTTTATTTATAGGGCTACTTAGAATGGGATTGTAAAATTACGCTGATATATTTAATTGGGTTAATTTTACCAAAACTCCCCAAATAATCGCTAAGATTCTAAATTAGTACCCAAAGTAGCAGTATTATATGAATTAGGTCATTATGTCCACTTAGCGAGCAATTTATGCGTTAAATACCGGTTTAAaagtatatttaaaatatatgaatcAATTTATAAATATGTGCACGCATGTCTATTGAGCATACAATTtgaatttgatttattaaaaataaataatttaaataaaatttaagaataTTATATTTTGAATACGATGGATACAAATTATCTATGTAGTAAATGCACATTCAAGGCCAAAGGAGGGTGCTGGAAGGACCCTTTTCCCACCTAAAATAAGAAATTATTGCTTTAAATCcttgaaatttataaaattttaagattaatatatgataaaattataatttggcctctaaaaatgctaaaattttgatttagttcttttaaaaatcataaaaatgtaaGTTAATACAATtgggaaattttattttaaatcttataaaaatatataaattaattttgacCCCCCATAAAATTTTTGGCTTTACCCCTTGCAgatttatttataatttcatacATATGCCTTATATATGCTACACATGAAATTTTAGATTGTGTTACACCTAAGATAATAGTTAAACCGACAAAAGTACACAATTAGCATGATACTGATTCTTTAAATACTTGATTAGAACGTTTTGTAGTATAAGGATCAATTTAGAATTTAGGTCACAATTTGGGGCTGTCTTTTGAAATAAACCTATTTGTTTCTTTCTGTTGTATTTGTCGGTACGGTGAAAGGGAGTTCTTGTCCTTTTCTGACTATTTTAGTCTCACATCCTGAACATCAGCTTCGTAAACTAGTCAttaagtaatttttattttatatttttttagtatcttattttctatttatttatcaTTAGTTATTACGAGTAATATTATAGTATGCATAATGGATATTAAAATTATAGCATGCATCCATCCTCTCTTATTCGCAATTGGATTCGTTTATATTCTAGTGGCGCTATCAAGTTGGACTCAAGAGAAGAAGCTGCTGAAAGAGTGTTGAGGGATCGTCACGGCCATTGGATCATTGGGTTTAATAAGATATTGGGACCCTGTTCTGTTTTCAATGCTAAGTTATGGAGTATCCTAGATAGCTTGACAGTTCTTCATAATAGAAGTTGGGACAAAGTTTCGATTCAAACAAATAGCGTAGAGGTTATTCAGGTCATTCAAGTAGTTTTCTCAAGATCTTCTAATTCTACACTTATCAAAAGAATTCAAACATATATTATCGAAAATGAATCAATAGGAAATGTCATATATTTCTCGAGAAGAGAATACAGAGACTATAGCATCGCTAAGTTAACTTTTAATAGGAAAGAAGGGTTTGCAGTTGTTTGTAGAGAATCTATTAAGTTTTAATGGTTTAATCTAAGTATTGTATTCACTATTCTTTTCACACAAAAAAAATTTATAGTATGTATTCTTTTAGTTCTAAAAATGTCATCGCAATGATTTGATAAATTGATTTAAGTTTAAATAATCACATAACATTGGTGCATATTGCATACAGAATAGGGTTTAAATTTTGGAAACCTAGTTGTTAAAGAGAAATAATCACATATgtctaaatataaataaataatatgtatatTAAAGATTTGAGAGCAAAACGTGCCAGCCATATCCAGTTGTTAGTTGAACTTTGTGGAAAAAAGAAAAACACTACTTTCATTGATTCAATCCAATGGAGCATTGGGGAATTCTCtgattccctttcattattcttTATCTTTGATTCCCTTTGTTGTAATCAAACGCAATATTTATAGTATATAATAACATGAACAATATATATCCTTTCCTTTGTTTGGTAATGAAAAACCTCACACACCATCGTTACTTGAAGAAGCCTTTACCATTTCATCCAAAGCTCCAACAGACAGTACCCTCTCAATGGACTTCAGCACCTCTCTCATACTGGTATCAATGGGTGTTGGAGGATACTCTGGGGACCCTTCTTGAAACACCTTTTCATCGAGCTCTTCACTTTCAAGGCCGACCATCTGGTCCATTGTAGGTAACTGATGATCATATTCATTGATTCCAATGGTGATTTGTATTGCCATCTCTTGACCTTGTAAGTACCCACCAGCCAATGGAGCTTTGCCTTTGTGACTAACTCGGCATAGAACCCAATCATCCAACTTAAAACAAGAAGATACACAAAGAGTTTAAAGTGCAGTGACCAAGTCCTATAGTTTCAGTGGAGAAGAAAGTAACATAAACTTACTTGCATTGATCCTTTAGGTCTTTGAGATACAAAGCAATCATCGAGCAGTCTATATTCAATCATCATCCAATCGGTTTTTACACCTTTAGGAGGACGTCCTTTGTAAAACGCTAAAGCTTTCTTCATTCCAAGGCATTGTGAACCAGCAGAAGCGATGATCGGTTTATCGGTCCCGGTAGCCTTCCAGTATCCCGATGCCGCTGCTCGGTTCGGACGTGTTCCGTTCGGATACTTCCTTTCTCTTGGACTAAAGAAAAACCACTCGTTCTCACCAAATAAAGCCTTATCTGTAAACATGAATGCCataaacataatatatattatatcagATGACAAGCAGAAAGGAGAAGCCTACCAGGAAGTTCCCATGGATTGA
The Gossypium arboreum isolate Shixiya-1 chromosome 10, ASM2569848v2, whole genome shotgun sequence genome window above contains:
- the LOC108489454 gene encoding uncharacterized protein LOC108489454 encodes the protein MMKYFGRGKESAADVSPQSFGHSASPSSASASASPVTGPARPIRLVYCDEKGKFRMDPEAVAALQLVKEPIGVVSVCGRARQGKSFILNQLLGRSSGFQVASTHRPCTKGLWLWSAPLKRTALDGTEYNLLLLDSEGIDAYDQTGTYSTQIFSLAVLLSSMFIYNQMGGIDETALDRLSLVTQMTKHIRVKAGARTTTASELGQFSPIFVWLLRDFYLDLVEDNKKITPRDYLELALRPVEGSGKDIAAKNEIRDSIRALFPDRECFTLVRPLNNENDLQRLDQISLDKLRPEFRAGLDALTKFVFERTRPKQVGATILTGPVLIGITESYLDALNKGAVPTISSSWQSVEEAECRRAYDSASEIYMSTFDRTKSPEEAALREAHEEAVQRSLAVYNASAVGVGSMRKKYEELLQKFFRKAFEDYKRNAFMEADLKCSNAIQSMGKRLRAACHASDASVEKIVKVLDALLSEYEASCHGPGKWQKLAVFLQQSMEGPILDFTRRHIDQIVSEKNSLVLKCRAIEDKMKLVNKQLEDSEKYKSEYLKRYDDAINDKKKLADEYASRMNNLQGDNSSLKERCSSLMKTLDSAKQETLDWRRKYDQVLSKQKAREDQTASEIEVLKSRSTAAEARLAAAREQAESAQEEAEEWKRKYDFAVREAKTALEKAATAQERSSKEIQLREDSLREEFSHSLAEKEEEIKDKTAKVEHAEQCLTTLRLELKAAESKIRSYDAEISSLKVEIRELADKLENANSKAQSFEGKARILEQEKIYLEQKYSSEFNRFAEVEERCRIAEKEARKATELADKARAESVAAQKEKNEIQRTAMERLARIERAERQIENLEREKTDLEDELHRIRVSEMDAVSKVALLEGRVEEREKEIESLLKTNNEQRASTVKVLQDLLDSERAAHADANNRAEALSLQLQAAQAKLDQLQQELTSVRLNETALDSKLKAASHGKRLRTDDEVGVGSVQDIDTSDRFLRANKKSKSTTSPLRYSPSEDGGSVFKADDDNQNQQNNQEDYTKFTVQKLKQELTKHNFGAELLALRNPNKKEILALYEKCVLQKS
- the LOC108488045 gene encoding NAC transcription factor 56-like, with product LAIELELRLPPGFRFHPTDEELIIHYLNQKVFPSSNHHLTFSIIADVNIYKFNPWELPDKALFGENEWFFFSPRERKYPNGTRPNRAAASGYWKATGTDKPIIASAGSQCLGMKKALAFYKGRPPKGVKTDWMMIEYRLLDDCFVSQRPKGSMQLDDWVLCRVSHKGKAPLAGGYLQGQEMAIQITIGINEYDHQLPTMDQMVGLESEELDEKVFQEGSPEYPPTPIDTSMREVLKSIERVLSVGALDEMVKASSSNDGV